The following nucleotide sequence is from Flavobacterium sp. N1736.
TAAAAAACAATTGTTTAATTAAGAACTTTGCATTAATATCTTTATCTGTTGTTTCATTATATGAAAACTCTCCTGCTCTTTTTCCGAAACCTAAATCTACAAAAACAGAAGCTTTACCGAATGTATGGGCTGCTTCTACAGAAGCCATCCCTAATTCGAATGAATCTTGTGAGTTGGTAAAGCTCGTTAATCCATTCATTTGTTTTGAAAAATCATATTTGTAATACGCATCTGCAGATCCTCCCCATGTTGTTGCTGGTGAAGTTGCTGTCTCCGTATCGTCTTGTGCAAAGGCAAAAGAACTGGTTAGCATCGCGGCTAAAATGTGAAATACTTTTTTCATGTTTTAATTGGTTTTTAGTTATTAAATTGATTCTGGTTAGTTAAATTTTTATATATGTATTTAATACTATAAGTCACTTCTAAAACCTCTTATTTCCCCTTAAAACCTCTTCATTTTCATTAGCGAATTTATTAACTTTTGTATGAGTAAAAGAATTGAAGTCTATTTTTTTGACGTTTTGGATAAAGAATTATGGATTACAAAAATTAATTTGACAATAATCGTGATTTGACATTTATAAAGATTTATTTTTGAAAATTCAATAACGCATTTTTACCAAAACAAGCCTAAAAATTAGGGTTAACAACAAAACTAAAGCTACAAACAACCAAAAATCATCTGTAAAAAGACTCAAAAATAATATTACCCTGTAAAAAACAGGGGTAAGTTTAATTTCAAAATAAACAAACAATATTATACCTATTTAACTTAACATCTGAACAAATGTTGCTTTTTAATCAAAATTCTTACAAAAATACAAACCATGAACAATCAATAATCATAGGGAATATGAAAGCATTTAGAACAATAAGCAAAACAAAAAGCCTGCTCAAAACTGAACAGGCTTTTTAGAAAGTAATTATATTAGATTACTATTCTTGCGAATTATATTTTCTTAAATACTCCCGAACTTTAATTCCGGATTCTTTTAAATCTTCTGTTTTCCATTTCCCTTCTGACTTTGCTGATTTTTTCAAAATAGAACAAGTTTCCTCTTTATCTGAAACTGACCAGGTAATCCAGCTTAATTTATGCGCTTCCATCCAGTCAATATATTCTTGCCAGGTTACATAATTTAATGGTCCATCTCCTGTAGCTTCCATTCCTGCAGATTCTGAAATAAAAATAGGCAAACCGCTTTTTAGGGCCTCATCAGTTTTGTCTCTCAACTCTTTTCCGTGTGTGGCTGCATAAAAATGCATCGTATACATTAAATTACTATATCCTTTTATAGGATCTGCCGCCGGAAGATTAACATCCTGATCCCAATGTGGCGATCCGATCAAAATAATATTGTTTGGGTCATTTGCTCTAATAACCTTAATTACTTCTTCGGCGTAAGCTTTAACTTCCTGCCATGTTTCATAATCAGGTTCATTAAAAACCTCGTATATTATATTGGGATACTTTGCGTATTTCTTTGACATTTCTGCAAAGAATTCTTTGGCTTCTTTTAAATTGATATTATGGCTGTGCCAATCTATAATAACATATATATCTGATTTTATGGCTCCTTTAATAACGCTCTCTATTTTTTCTTTTGAAAATTGTGGTTCCTTTATATAAGACATCTTGCCTGATTCGATGCCCATTGCGGCACGAACAACATTACAATTAAAGTCTTTTTTTAACCAGCTTACCGCTTTTTCATTATAAAATCTTGGCCACATGCTATGCCAGCCAAAACTCATACCGCGTAAAACAACAGGATTGTTATTTTTATCGACCAATTGTGTTCCTAAAACATGAAGCTGACCATGATGTTTTACAAATTGGGCATTCGAAAAACAAAACATCATAAATAGAGTGATCGTACTAATTTTAGTTTTTAATTTCATAGGAAATTGATTTTACGGAATTAGTCGCAATGTAATGACATCATGAGAAGCAAGATCTGAAACGAAACTCTTTTTGGTATTTCCGACTTCCTTGTTTTTCCAAAGATCTTTTAATTTGTAAACTACTTTATTAAAATCGGCTTCATAGCCAAAATCTGCATCCTTAATAATATGCTTCTTCCAATCAAAATTGATTTTTTTAGCAACATCGCTTCTATTTAAGAGAGTTACAGCCCAATTTCCATCTGATAATGGTTTTACCCAAACTTCTAATCCGTCTTCGGCGATATATTTAAAACCCTGAATTCCTAATTTATCCTGATTAACAGCAATTAATTCCTTATTGGTTAAAATCGCCAGGGTTTCTTTTGACATTTTTCTGAAATCATTTCCTGCAATAAGCGGAGAAGCCAGCATACACCACATTGAAAAATGCGATTTATCTTCGGTATCATTCATTTCGTTTCCAACTTCCATCATATCAAAATCATTCCAATGATCCGGTCCTGAATATTTCCGAATATCTTTTCTCATTTCGGCAATTTTCATAAATCCCCAGGATGACCAATTTCCTTCTTCGTGTTTGAATTCGCAATCAAAACAAGGATAAATATCTCCGGAAATTCTCCAAAGATTCCCAATTGGTTTTCCCCATTCCCAAGGTTGGTTATCGCCCCATTCGCAAAGACTAAAAACAATTGGTCTTCCGGCAGTTTTAAGCGCATTACTCATTGTAGCATAAGCTTCCGGCGCGGTGATACCTTTTGTATTACACCAATCGTATTTTAAAAAATCAATTCCGAGTTTGGCATAAAAACGTGCATCCTGATATTCATAACCTCTTGTTCCGGGATAACCCGCACAGGTTTGCGTTCCTGCACAATTGTACAAACCAAACTTTAAACCTTTGCTGTGAACATAATCAATTACAGCTTTCATTCCGTTAGGAAACTTTACAGGATCAGGAACAAGATCTCCGTTTACATCGCGTTCTTTTGCCATCCAGCCATCATCAAGTACAATATAATTGTAACCCGCTGCGGCCATTCCTGATGAAACCATTTCATCGGCAGTTTCTTTTACTAATTTTTCATCAATATTGGTTCCGAAAGTATTCCAGGAATTCCATCCCATTGGCGGCGTCATGGCAAGTCCTTCAAATTTTCCACCAGTTTGTGTATGTGTATTTCCCTGACTAAAACCTAAAACGGAAACACAAACGGTTATTATTAAAATTATTTTCTTCATTATATTTCAATTTAAAATATGGTATAAAAAGATATTCCCTAATTTTTCAATTAGGGAATATTCAAAACAAAATTCAAAACAAAAAATACTTATTATTTTAGTACAAAACCTATATCGTCAAATAAAACCGTATTTCCTCCATCATTATTTGATTCCTGAAATGTCAGCATTGTTACGCTTGCAGGATTTCCTAAAGCACTTAGCGGAATTTCTATATAAACCCATGTCGTTGTAACAGGGATTACATAATTTGATCCTCCGTTTACACTAAAATTAACCTGACCATTTTTTGTCCCTTTCACGGCAATTCTCATCGCTTTGTATGGCGTCATATCCACATCAAAGCCCCAGTTTCCGCCGTCCCATCCGCCGAAAACCCATTGCCATGATTTTTCGCCTTGGTAAGAATCTCCATCAAAATCAAAATTAACACCTTTGCCTGACCAAGGACCTCCCCATTGCATACCGTACAATTTATCATCGTATAATGCTGTACCAATCGCTTCTTTAGACACGGCTGTTCCTGATATATTCGTTACAGCAAGATTTCTGTGATTGGCGTTCGCCGGAATTTTTACCACTATTTGCTCTAAACTTGAAGAGACAATAGTAATCGGAACTTCTGGTTCTGTTGCTGTTTTTGCAAGCGTAACAACAGGATCTAAAAAGTACTTTCCTTTAATAGTTACCTCATCGCCTTCAACTGCATTTATTAAATTAAAACCGCTAAATGTTGGTACAGGAGGCGCAACGGTTAAATCAAAAATGGCAGTTCCATTTGCTGTTACAACTTTTAACTGATTTGAAGCATCGGCAAAAGGCGTATTTTCGTCTACCAATATAATAATGTCAGTATCGGTTACAAAAGTGGGTCTGAAATAAGTATCAAAATCATTAAAATAAACCTTTTGCGTGGTAAGCAATCCTTTACCATGAATGACATAATAATTTTTTGGATCTACTAAAGTAACCGGCGTTAATGGTTTCATACTTCCATCGACATTATAACCAGAAGGCATTACAGATTCTATAACCGGTCCTCCACCACTGTTTTCTGCATTAGCATCATCATTTGAGCATGAACTAAAAAGCATTAAAGATAACATCCATGCCAGACATGCTGTTAACGAAACAATTTTTATATTTTTCATATTTTTATTTTTAAAATTATTTAAAAGTATACGGTGCTACTTCTGTCAATTTTGGATTTTTAATTAAATCATCTGCAGGATAAGGCAATAAAAGACTTGTTGCAGAAATTGTGATGTGCTTTTCGATATCTTGATCACCTCTGTTTTGCGCCTCTAATATTTCTTTGGCTTTACTGAAAGGTAAACGTCCCAAATCAAAATAATAATCGCCTTCACAAGCTAATTCTGCGCGTCTTTCTCTAAATATATCATCAAAAGAAATTGATGCTTTTATTGGCAAACCTGCTCTTTTACGAACTGCATTGTACGATTTAAGCGCCATCGCATCAGCTGTACTACCCGTTTGTGAACCTAAAATAGCTTCGGCATGAATTAATAACAATTCAGCATAACGCATCATGTAGCTATTCATGCTGCTTTCTCCATTAAAAGGAGCATTAAACGGTCCTGTAATTGGTAAATTTTCTTTTCCGATAACGTATTTCTTCAAACCCGCACCTGAGTTTTGAGCTTCATTTGCAAGTTCAAAAGTATAGCCCAATATTTTTGGAGAATCTACAGCAAGTGTTTGTGCATAGGTTAAATTTGGATAAAAATCTCCCGGAAGCATAAATGTTTCGATTCTTCTTCTGTCTCCGTTTTCAAAAACATTATGAATTAAATCCTGAGACGGAGCAATTTGTCCAGAATAAGTAGTTTCAACCAATCTGTTTTCAGGAGCAAATAATGTGTTAGAGAAATTACCCTCAAAATAAGTTCCTGTTCCTGTCCATTGCCATGAAAAGATCGATTCTTCATTATTATTATTTTTTTGCAGCCATAAATCGGCAAAAGATTTTGTAGGCAATTCTTCTCCACCCAATAATTTAAACTCACCACTATTAATTACTTCCTGAGCCATTGCTCTTGCCAGCTCGTATTTTTTCTGATACAAATATACTTTTGCTAAAAATGCTTTTGCAGATCCGCTGGAAACGTGTGCATTTGCAGCATAATTAGAACCTCTGCTTTTTGATTTTAAATTGGCAATCGCAAATTTTAAATCATTTTCAATAAAAGTATAAACATCCTGAACCGGATTACTTGGCACCACAAAGTTTTGAGAATAATCAGCATTGTTTTCGATAATTGGCACATTTCCCCATAACCTTACTAAGAAGAAATAAGAAAAAGCTCTTATAAAATGTGCTTCTCCCAATGCATTATTCAAAGCCGCTTTACTAACATTTGGTCCAACACTTTGAGGCAGGTTATTAATATAAGCATTAGAATTTGCCACTGCACCAAAACAAGATCTCCATGCATCAGAAATAAAAGCCTGAGAATTGGTAAAACTTAAATCGGTGAATTTTCCAAAATCATTATACTGGCTTGCGTACATATTACCCGAAATCACATCTGTAATACCATAAAAAGCCGATTTGTTCATATTAAACCAAACAAGACCATATAATCCGTTTGATGCATTATCCAGTTTTTCATCTGAATCGTAATAATTACCAATTGTTGGTGTTCCTTCTGCAGGAACATCGATAAAATCCTGAGAGCAAGAAGATGAGATTAACATCAGCATTGTTATAGCAACCACACTGCTTCTTTTTATTATATTTTTCATATTAATTTTCATTAAAATTCAACGTTAAAACCAAAAGTTATTTGTCTCGGAACCGGGTAGCGTCCATTATCAACACCGGATAATAATGCATCCTGATTGTACGAACCAACTTCAGGATCATAACCTTTGTATTTAGTAAAAGTGTACAGATTTTGTCCGGAAGCATAAATTCTTAATCTTGTCAAACTCAATTTAGAAATGATCTCAGATGGCAAAGAATATCCTAAAGTAACATTCTGAATTCTTAAATAAGAACCATCTTCGATATGACGGCTTGATATTGCATTATTAATATCGTCATAAGTTGATGGTCTTGGCAAAGAAGCATCAATATTTGAAGCCGAATAAAAATCTGAAGCTTCTGCTAAATAATTAGTTCCCAGGTTACTGTTCATCGTTCCAGACAAACGAGTTAAATTCATTAGTTTATTTCCTGCAGTTCCCTGAACGAAAATCGACAAATCAACATTTTTGTATTTGAAATTATTTGTGAATCCATAAGTGAATTTTGGATTTGGATTTCCAATTGGCACTAAATCTTTTAAGTCAATTAGACCGTCATTATTTTGATCTTTGTAAATAACATCGCCTTTTTGAAAATTAGGCAATAATGAATTCGTACCATTTTTCAGGATAACTTTTGTACCCGGAGCCGTTTCATGACCATACGTAAGTAAATCATCGTCAGTTCTGTAAATTCCAAGCGCTTCATAACCTATAAAGGAACCAATTGGCAAACCTTCCTGAGTTCTTGAAACCGTTACCGTATTATAAGCCAGCGTATTCATTGTTTTTACAATATTTAAACCAGCCATATTTGTAACCTCATTTTCATATTTAGTAAAATTTAAACTCGTATTCCATGTAAAGTTGTCTGAGAATTTTTCAGTATAACCAAGCGTAAATTCGATACCTTTATTATTCATACTTCCAAGATTAAAGTACGGAGGATTTACACCACCTTCATAATCGCCACCGCCGGAAAGAAAGTTTGGCAACGGAACCTGATACAAAAAGTTTTTAGAAACTTTTTTATACAAATCTACAGAAGCCGTAAGTTTAGAATCAAACATCGTGAAATCTAAACCTAAATTCGTCTGATCCTGAGTTTCCCATTTCAAATCTTTATTAGGAGTATTTGATGGCAAATATGAAGTTCCCATTGTACTGTTTACCAAATGCAGATTAGAATCATATAAATTATTTCCAATTTGGTTATTTCCTGTTTGTCCCCAGCCAAATCGGATCTTAATATTGTCAACGTACTTTTTAGTACTTTCCATAAAAGATTCATTTGAAAGTTTCCACGAAGCACCAACAGAACTAAAAACGCCCCATTTGTTTCCAACAAAAAACTTTGAAGATCCATCAGCTCTAACCGCAGCAGAAACTCCGTATTTATCAGCATAATCATAAACTACCCTTCCTAAATAAGAAGACAAAGTTTGCGTACCTGAATATACACCGCTTGTAACCGCTTTAGACAAATCTGAAGCCGCAAGCGATTTATCATTATTATCCTTATAACCATAACCCGTTATAGAATATCCCTCCCAATGTGCCCTGTTAGATTCCTGAACTGCCAAAACGGTAAAATTGTGTTTACCAATCGTATTTCTATACGTAAGCATGTTTTTTAAGTTCCATGAATTACCAGTCGAAGGATTGTAATATAAATTAGCATAGCTTTTTACGGCATTTCCCAAAGAATACATAGGATCAAATCGTTGTCCTAAATTATCATAGATATAACCACCGGCTTCAAAACGATATTCTAAACCTTTAAATAAATCAACCTGAGCATAGAAATTTCCATTATAATTTTTTCTGACCAAAGTATTAGAACCCAATAAAGAAGTCGCAACAGGATTTACAAAAGATGTTGCCCCGCCAGCCGGAGGTCCTGCAAAAGCACCGGACAATTCTCTAACCGCAACATCAGGCGTTGCTAATAATGAAGTCGCAACAACACCATTAAACTGACCGTTTAAAGTTAATTTTTCATCAGTAATTGCACCGCTTATATTAACACCAACTTTAATAAATTTATTTACCCTTGCATCAATGTTAGTTCTAAAATTATATCTTTTAAAACCGGATTCTATTACAATACCTTCCTGATTTAAAATACCTCCGGATATATAATAATTAATTCCTTCTTTACCACCTGAAAATGACAATTGATTTGAAGTCATGATTCCGGTTTCATAAATCGCATCCTGCCAGTCAGTTCCATTACCTAAAAGTTCAGGATGAGCAAATTCCGGACGTTTTGCAGTAGGATCATAAACATCTGCCAATGCATTTTGATGTGTTGCATAATCCTGCAAATTCATAGAATGCAATTTTTTTGGCAAATTACTTATTGAATACGAATTTTCGAAAGTCAACTTTCCAGTTCCTTTTTTACCGGATTTTGTAGTAACAATAATAACCCCATTTGCACCGCGAGAACCATAAATTGCAGTTGCAGAAGCATCTTTTAAAATATCAATAGACTCAATATCATTAGGATTAATAAGTGATAACGGGCTTAAAGTAATATTACCATTGTTCGCAAAATTTGTATTTCCCTGAGCATTTCTTCCTGATGTAGAGGAGTTTCTTGCATCACCGGAAATTGGCACACCATCAATTACATACAAAGGTTCGTTAGTTCCCGTTAAAGACGAAACACCCCTGATTCTTACCGAAACATTACTTCCCGTTCACCAGAATTACTATTTACAACCACACCGGCTGCCTTACCCTGCAACATTTGGTCGAACGACGCTACTTTTAAATTTTCAATATCTTTAGAATTAATACTAGAAATAGCACTGTTTATGTCTTTTCTCTTTTGAGTTCCATAACCAATTACTACAACATCTCTTAAATCTTCAGCAATTGCCTTCAACACTACATTTATGGTTGTTTTTCCATCTACCGCTATCTTTTGAGTATTAAAACCAATAAAAGAAAATACCAAAGTTGCATTTGCCGGAGCATCAATAGTATATTTTCCATCAAAATCAGTTGAGGCCGTTGTTTTTGATCCTGCAATCGAAATATTGGCACCAGGTATAGATAGCCCTTTTTCATCAGATATTACTCCTGATACTTTTACCTGAGCCGATATAAAATTACTTGTCAGTAACAAAAATAAAATCAAAGGAACAGTTCTGTGGTTGGCGTTCCAATGAATGAAGTTAGTCATTAGTTTTTTCATAATAAATGTTTGGTTAGTTTAAATTTGTTCTTCATAATTCAGTAATAAAAAAAGGGTATTATTTATTTTCTAAATTATTTAACAAATCTATAACAGAACTAAACATTAAATCGATAGTATTATATCATTTAATGATAATATTTTTACTATATCTTCCTAAAAAAACATATATGAAAATAAAAACTAATAAAAATTACATTATTCGTAATTTCAACACCCTGCATTATCAAAAATTATAAATAAAAATTAACGAAACAGTCAAAAAGCAAACGATTTCGTTAAAAATAATATTTGTTTGTGCAAAAAAAGTATCATTATAAAATACGCTTTAATCCGGAAAAATCTTCTCTATATTGACTTGGCGTACAATTTTTAATAGACTTAAAGCTACGATTGAAGTTTGCGATATTATTAAAACCGGATTTAAAAGCAACTTCAGAAACACTCATATCTTTTTCAACCAACCAGCGTGCCGCATACCCAATACGGATATCATTAATATAATTTACAAACGTTTTTCCCGTACGTTTTTTAATAAATCTGTTAAACGAAATAATAGACATACTTGCAATATTCGCCACATCTTCTAAAGTAATTTTTTCAGCAAAATGTTTCTGCACATATTCATAAACCAACTTCATTTTATCATAATCATCAAACGTATCATAATCTACCGTATAAGTCGAAAGCAAACGTTGATTTCTGGAATTTGCCAGATCATATAACAAAGAAGTGATCTCCAGAAAATAGTCCATGCCGTCTAATTTAGACAGCTTTACAAGTCTTGGAGTCAATTCCTCAGCAACTTTTTTAGAAAATAAAATACCATGAATCGAACGGTTAAACATATCCCGAATTGGATTCATTATTCTTCTCGACAATAAAGATTCATGAAATAAATCATTATGAAACTGAATTGTAATTTCATGAATTTTTTTACTCGTGCATTTATTTAATTCCCATCCATGATATAAATTCGGACCAATTAAAACCAATTCTACATTATCAATTTCCTCAATATTATCACCAACAACACGCTTCACCCCTTTTCCGTTTAAAATAAAATTAATTTCAAATTCCGGATGATAATGCACCGGAAAATCAAAACTGTCTTTTATCCTGTCAAATACCAAAAAGCTGTCTCCGGCAGAAAGTGGCGCGATTTCTCTATAAAAATTCTTTGCAGTACTCATCTTTAAAACTGTTTTTATAAAATGATATTCGATTTTTAATTGCAATAATATGATATATAATTGATAAAATAATATTAATTATGCGATAAACATCCGTTTATCTTTGAAAAATAAAATTATCATAATTTCAAAAACAATATTAATAATAAACATTAATCGTTTTTAATGTAATATCTTTTTAAAGTTTTAATAATTTTAACCAACAAATAGTATCAAATATAAGATTGCAAATTGAAGCATGAAAAAACTTGTTATCAATTTCCTTATTTGTCTATATAATGCAGAAAAACAATAATATCAGAAATGAAAAAAAACATTATAACCCTAATAATAGCAGTATTTATGGGCAGTTCCTGTTCTGCAAAGAATAACATTAGTAATACTAATTTGTCACTTTCAGATAAAAAAGCTACACCTGAGACTGTTGCGCTTTACAAAAAACTAAACGCATTAACTCAAAAAGGGTTTCTTTTTGGACATCAGGACGATCTTGCTTATGGTGTAAACTGGAAATATGAAGATGGTCGAAGTGATATAAAAGATGTCGTTGGCGATTATCCTGCTGTATATGGCTGGGATCTTGCCGGTTTAGAAAAAGACAGTCCTAATAATATAGACGGAATTCCATTTATCAAAATGAAACAATACATTGAGGAAAGCCATGAAAGAGGCGGAATCACAACAATAAGCTGGCATTTTGACAATCCCGCAACCGGAAAAAGTGCTTGGGACAATACGCCAAACTCCTTAAAAACAATTTTACCCGGCGGAGAAAATCATCAAAAATTTACCATTTGGCTAGACAAAGCCGCGAATTATTTATTATCCTTAAAAGATAAAAAAGGAAAAAACATTCCCGTACTTTTTAGACCGTATCACGAACTTACAGGCGGATGGTTTTGGTGGGGAAAAGGAAATTGCACACCGGAAGAATTCAAAGCCGCATGGAAATTTACCTTCGAATATCTTCAGAAAAAAGGAGTACATAATTTAATATATATCTACAATACAAGCAGTTTCAATACCAAAGAAGATTTCTTGGCCAACTATCCCGGAGACGATTATGCAGATATGATAAGTTTCGATTCGTATCAAAATAACGACGACAAAGAAGGCAATAAATTCATTTCAGAAGTGCAAAATCAGTTAAAAATGCTAAATGAAATTGGCATTGAAAAACATAAATTAATCGCTGTCGCAGAAGCCGGTTACGAAGCAATTCCCGACCCAAAATGGTGGACAGGAACCTTACTGAAAGCAATTGGAGATTATAAAATATCCTATGTTTTATTATGGAGAAATCACGGCTGGCAGGAAAAAGAACAAAAAATGCATTATTACGCGCCCTATACCGGACAAATAAGCGAAAAAGATTTTGTTAATTTCTATAATTTAAACAAAACTCTATTCGAAAAAG
It contains:
- a CDS encoding carboxypeptidase-like regulatory domain-containing protein yields the protein MKKLMTNFIHWNANHRTVPLILFLLLTSNFISAQVKVSGVISDEKGLSIPGANISIAGSKTTASTDFDGKYTIDAPANATLVFSFIGFNTQKIAVDGKTTINVVLKAIAEDLRDVVVIGYGTQKRKDINSAISSINSKDIENLKVASFDQMLQGKAAGVVVNSNSGEREVMFR
- a CDS encoding SusC/RagA family TonB-linked outer membrane protein codes for the protein MYVIDGVPISGDARNSSTSGRNAQGNTNFANNGNITLSPLSLINPNDIESIDILKDASATAIYGSRGANGVIIVTTKSGKKGTGKLTFENSYSISNLPKKLHSMNLQDYATHQNALADVYDPTAKRPEFAHPELLGNGTDWQDAIYETGIMTSNQLSFSGGKEGINYYISGGILNQEGIVIESGFKRYNFRTNIDARVNKFIKVGVNISGAITDEKLTLNGQFNGVVATSLLATPDVAVRELSGAFAGPPAGGATSFVNPVATSLLGSNTLVRKNYNGNFYAQVDLFKGLEYRFEAGGYIYDNLGQRFDPMYSLGNAVKSYANLYYNPSTGNSWNLKNMLTYRNTIGKHNFTVLAVQESNRAHWEGYSITGYGYKDNNDKSLAASDLSKAVTSGVYSGTQTLSSYLGRVVYDYADKYGVSAAVRADGSSKFFVGNKWGVFSSVGASWKLSNESFMESTKKYVDNIKIRFGWGQTGNNQIGNNLYDSNLHLVNSTMGTSYLPSNTPNKDLKWETQDQTNLGLDFTMFDSKLTASVDLYKKVSKNFLYQVPLPNFLSGGGDYEGGVNPPYFNLGSMNNKGIEFTLGYTEKFSDNFTWNTSLNFTKYENEVTNMAGLNIVKTMNTLAYNTVTVSRTQEGLPIGSFIGYEALGIYRTDDDLLTYGHETAPGTKVILKNGTNSLLPNFQKGDVIYKDQNNDGLIDLKDLVPIGNPNPKFTYGFTNNFKYKNVDLSIFVQGTAGNKLMNLTRLSGTMNSNLGTNYLAEASDFYSASNIDASLPRPSTYDDINNAISSRHIEDGSYLRIQNVTLGYSLPSEIISKLSLTRLRIYASGQNLYTFTKYKGYDPEVGSYNQDALLSGVDNGRYPVPRQITFGFNVEF
- a CDS encoding glycoside hydrolase family 27 protein, producing MKKIILIITVCVSVLGFSQGNTHTQTGGKFEGLAMTPPMGWNSWNTFGTNIDEKLVKETADEMVSSGMAAAGYNYIVLDDGWMAKERDVNGDLVPDPVKFPNGMKAVIDYVHSKGLKFGLYNCAGTQTCAGYPGTRGYEYQDARFYAKLGIDFLKYDWCNTKGITAPEAYATMSNALKTAGRPIVFSLCEWGDNQPWEWGKPIGNLWRISGDIYPCFDCEFKHEEGNWSSWGFMKIAEMRKDIRKYSGPDHWNDFDMMEVGNEMNDTEDKSHFSMWCMLASPLIAGNDFRKMSKETLAILTNKELIAVNQDKLGIQGFKYIAEDGLEVWVKPLSDGNWAVTLLNRSDVAKKINFDWKKHIIKDADFGYEADFNKVVYKLKDLWKNKEVGNTKKSFVSDLASHDVITLRLIP
- a CDS encoding glycoside hydrolase family 26 protein, translated to MKKNIITLIIAVFMGSSCSAKNNISNTNLSLSDKKATPETVALYKKLNALTQKGFLFGHQDDLAYGVNWKYEDGRSDIKDVVGDYPAVYGWDLAGLEKDSPNNIDGIPFIKMKQYIEESHERGGITTISWHFDNPATGKSAWDNTPNSLKTILPGGENHQKFTIWLDKAANYLLSLKDKKGKNIPVLFRPYHELTGGWFWWGKGNCTPEEFKAAWKFTFEYLQKKGVHNLIYIYNTSSFNTKEDFLANYPGDDYADMISFDSYQNNDDKEGNKFISEVQNQLKMLNEIGIEKHKLIAVAEAGYEAIPDPKWWTGTLLKAIGDYKISYVLLWRNHGWQEKEQKMHYYAPYTGQISEKDFVNFYNLNKTLFEKDINKN
- a CDS encoding glycoside hydrolase family 5 protein — encoded protein: MKLKTKISTITLFMMFCFSNAQFVKHHGQLHVLGTQLVDKNNNPVVLRGMSFGWHSMWPRFYNEKAVSWLKKDFNCNVVRAAMGIESGKMSYIKEPQFSKEKIESVIKGAIKSDIYVIIDWHSHNINLKEAKEFFAEMSKKYAKYPNIIYEVFNEPDYETWQEVKAYAEEVIKVIRANDPNNIILIGSPHWDQDVNLPAADPIKGYSNLMYTMHFYAATHGKELRDKTDEALKSGLPIFISESAGMEATGDGPLNYVTWQEYIDWMEAHKLSWITWSVSDKEETCSILKKSAKSEGKWKTEDLKESGIKVREYLRKYNSQE
- a CDS encoding RagB/SusD family nutrient uptake outer membrane protein, with amino-acid sequence MKNIIKRSSVVAITMLMLISSSCSQDFIDVPAEGTPTIGNYYDSDEKLDNASNGLYGLVWFNMNKSAFYGITDVISGNMYASQYNDFGKFTDLSFTNSQAFISDAWRSCFGAVANSNAYINNLPQSVGPNVSKAALNNALGEAHFIRAFSYFFLVRLWGNVPIIENNADYSQNFVVPSNPVQDVYTFIENDLKFAIANLKSKSRGSNYAANAHVSSGSAKAFLAKVYLYQKKYELARAMAQEVINSGEFKLLGGEELPTKSFADLWLQKNNNNEESIFSWQWTGTGTYFEGNFSNTLFAPENRLVETTYSGQIAPSQDLIHNVFENGDRRRIETFMLPGDFYPNLTYAQTLAVDSPKILGYTFELANEAQNSGAGLKKYVIGKENLPITGPFNAPFNGESSMNSYMMRYAELLLIHAEAILGSQTGSTADAMALKSYNAVRKRAGLPIKASISFDDIFRERRAELACEGDYYFDLGRLPFSKAKEILEAQNRGDQDIEKHITISATSLLLPYPADDLIKNPKLTEVAPYTFK
- a CDS encoding AraC family transcriptional regulator, which encodes MSTAKNFYREIAPLSAGDSFLVFDRIKDSFDFPVHYHPEFEINFILNGKGVKRVVGDNIEEIDNVELVLIGPNLYHGWELNKCTSKKIHEITIQFHNDLFHESLLSRRIMNPIRDMFNRSIHGILFSKKVAEELTPRLVKLSKLDGMDYFLEITSLLYDLANSRNQRLLSTYTVDYDTFDDYDKMKLVYEYVQKHFAEKITLEDVANIASMSIISFNRFIKKRTGKTFVNYINDIRIGYAARWLVEKDMSVSEVAFKSGFNNIANFNRSFKSIKNCTPSQYREDFSGLKRIL